A window from Desulfobacterales bacterium encodes these proteins:
- the katG gene encoding catalase/peroxidase HPI: MEAYRHTTLGGNMIRKWWPNQLNLRILYQNPPTLKPTSPDFNYAEAFEKLDYEALEEDLRNLMSDSQDWWPADYGHYGPLFIRMAWHSAGTYRIFDGRGGAGSGNQRFAPINSWPDNVSLDKARRLLWPIKKKYGNKISWADLIILAGNVALESMGFKTCGFGAGRVDIWEPEEDANWGAESEWLGDERHPGGELEKPLAADHMGLIYVNPEGPGGEPNVLKAAEHIRESFRRMAMNDEETVALIVGGHTFGKCHGAADGGKYLGPEPEGAPLEEQGLGWKNKYGSGKGPDTITSGLEGAWTPTPTKWDNSFLQLLFKYDWNLEKSPGGAWQWVAVNPCPEDMAPDAHDPNKKHKPIMLTTDLALRMDPGYEPIARRFLEHPEELADAFARVWFKLTHRDLGPKSRYLGPDVPAEDLIWQDPVPPVRHDLIDGADIARLKEQILASGLTISKLVYTAWSSAATFRGTDNRGGANGARIRLAPQKDWEVNQPEQLADILGVLEGIQDEFNRAQSGDKRVSLADLIVLGGAAAIEAAARQAGFDIEVPFLPGRTDASQEQTDVESFKYLEPIADGFRNYLKSGCEELSAEHLLIDRAHLLTLTVPEMTVLVGGMRVLDANFGGAPHGVFTERPGILSNDFFVNLLDMAVEWRRSPDQPHVYEGFDRVSGERKWTATRVDLVLGSNSQLRAQAEFYAQDDNREKFVPDFVAAWNKVMNLDRFDLAWR, from the coding sequence ATGGAGGCTTATCGGCACACTACACTTGGAGGAAATATGATCCGAAAGTGGTGGCCGAATCAGCTCAACCTGAGGATTCTTTACCAGAATCCGCCTACGCTCAAACCCACGAGCCCGGATTTCAACTATGCCGAGGCGTTCGAAAAACTCGACTATGAGGCGCTTGAAGAAGACCTGCGGAACCTGATGTCAGACTCTCAGGATTGGTGGCCGGCTGACTATGGCCACTATGGGCCCCTCTTCATTCGCATGGCCTGGCACAGCGCCGGCACGTACCGCATTTTCGACGGTCGCGGCGGCGCGGGCAGCGGCAACCAACGTTTTGCCCCGATAAACAGTTGGCCGGATAACGTCAGCCTTGATAAGGCTCGGCGTTTACTTTGGCCGATCAAGAAAAAATACGGCAATAAGATTTCTTGGGCTGACCTGATCATCTTGGCCGGAAACGTTGCCCTGGAATCCATGGGATTCAAGACATGCGGCTTCGGCGCAGGCCGCGTGGACATCTGGGAGCCCGAAGAAGACGCGAATTGGGGGGCGGAGTCCGAGTGGCTGGGGGATGAACGTCATCCGGGCGGAGAACTGGAGAAGCCGCTGGCGGCCGATCACATGGGGCTGATCTATGTGAACCCGGAAGGCCCCGGCGGCGAACCTAATGTGCTGAAGGCGGCGGAGCATATCCGGGAGAGTTTCAGGCGTATGGCCATGAACGACGAAGAGACGGTGGCGCTCATCGTCGGTGGGCATACCTTCGGGAAGTGCCACGGTGCGGCTGACGGCGGCAAATACCTGGGCCCCGAGCCTGAGGGCGCTCCACTTGAGGAACAGGGTTTGGGATGGAAGAACAAATATGGAAGCGGTAAGGGGCCGGATACTATCACCAGTGGTCTGGAAGGCGCCTGGACACCGACGCCCACCAAGTGGGACAACAGCTTTCTGCAGCTCCTGTTCAAATATGACTGGAATTTGGAAAAGAGCCCGGGCGGTGCCTGGCAGTGGGTAGCGGTCAATCCTTGCCCCGAGGATATGGCACCCGACGCTCATGATCCAAACAAAAAGCATAAACCGATAATGCTTACCACCGACCTGGCGCTCCGTATGGACCCCGGTTATGAACCTATAGCCCGCCGCTTTCTAGAGCACCCCGAGGAACTGGCAGATGCTTTTGCCAGGGTTTGGTTCAAACTTACCCATCGCGACTTGGGGCCGAAGTCGCGCTATCTCGGGCCGGATGTGCCCGCAGAGGATCTCATCTGGCAGGATCCCGTTCCCCCTGTGCGCCATGATCTCATTGATGGAGCGGATATCGCCCGACTCAAGGAACAGATCCTTGCCTCTGGGCTTACGATCTCCAAACTGGTCTACACCGCGTGGTCTTCTGCCGCGACTTTCCGGGGCACTGACAATCGTGGCGGCGCCAACGGAGCACGCATTCGCCTTGCTCCCCAGAAAGACTGGGAAGTAAACCAGCCGGAACAGCTTGCCGATATCTTGGGGGTGTTGGAAGGCATTCAGGACGAATTCAACCGGGCGCAATCAGGAGACAAGAGGGTTTCCTTGGCCGATCTGATCGTACTAGGCGGTGCCGCCGCAATCGAAGCGGCTGCCCGGCAAGCAGGATTCGATATAGAGGTGCCCTTTCTTCCCGGCCGAACGGACGCGTCCCAGGAGCAGACCGACGTGGAGTCATTCAAGTACCTGGAACCGATCGCGGACGGCTTCCGCAACTATCTGAAGTCGGGCTGTGAGGAGCTTTCCGCCGAACATCTTTTGATCGATCGCGCGCATCTCCTTACTCTTACCGTGCCGGAAATGACTGTCCTCGTCGGAGGTATGCGAGTGCTGGATGCCAATTTCGGCGGCGCACCGCACGGCGTTTTTACGGAACGCCCGGGCATACTGAGTAACGACTTCTTCGTCAATCTGCTGGACATGGCCGTCGAGTGGCGACGCAGTCCAGACCAGCCTCATGTGTATGAAGGATTCGACCGCGTCAGCGGCGAGCGGAAATGGACAGCAACTCGTGTGGATCTGGTTTTAGGCTCCAACTCTCAACTGCGTGCCCAAGCGGAATTCTATGCCCAGGACGACAACAGGGAGAAGTTTGTGCCGGATTTCGTCGCGGCGTGGAACAAGGTCATGAATCTTGATCGCTTCGACCTGGCCTGGAGATAA
- a CDS encoding IS91 family transposase: protein MGGHVEACDACGHTRIAYNSCRNRHCPKCQSLVKEQWLVARKAELLPCGYFHLVFTLPHLLNPLVLHNRKSCLGLLFTAVNHTLQSFGADPKWRLNGQLGFIAVLHTWSQTLIDHFHLHCLIPAGALSQDGDRWTCARKNYLFRITSLAACFKKRYLEQLQVLHGKGELALPADWDPGQFETVLAKASKKKWLAYAKRPFAGPEQVLEYLSRYTHRVAIANHRLRSIDDGQVSFAYKDRRHGNVNRTMTLDAEEFIRRFLLHVLPNGFTKIRYFGFLSHTRKKKAVAHIRQIIDPLMTPPEVKKETTRETMLRVTGMDIARCPRCGKGKILVVARLPSPFYRDTVTVHQGLQIYGNHHPVSVYQCHGFVQAGRRIHSMPM, encoded by the coding sequence TTGGGCGGCCATGTCGAAGCCTGCGACGCCTGCGGCCACACCAGAATCGCCTACAACTCCTGCCGTAACCGTCATTGTCCGAAATGCCAGAGCCTCGTCAAGGAGCAGTGGCTTGTCGCCCGCAAGGCGGAGCTTCTGCCCTGCGGCTACTTTCATCTTGTCTTCACCCTGCCGCATTTGCTTAACCCTCTGGTGCTCCACAATCGAAAAAGTTGCCTTGGCCTGCTCTTCACCGCAGTCAACCATACCCTGCAGAGCTTTGGCGCCGACCCCAAATGGCGTCTGAACGGGCAGCTCGGGTTCATCGCCGTGCTGCACACCTGGAGCCAGACCCTGATCGATCATTTTCATCTGCACTGCCTGATTCCGGCCGGAGCGCTTTCGCAAGACGGTGACCGCTGGACCTGCGCACGGAAAAACTATCTTTTCAGGATCACCTCGCTGGCCGCCTGTTTTAAAAAACGCTACCTGGAGCAATTACAGGTATTGCATGGGAAAGGCGAACTGGCTTTGCCTGCGGACTGGGACCCCGGTCAGTTCGAGACGGTACTTGCCAAGGCAAGCAAAAAGAAATGGCTCGCTTACGCCAAGCGCCCCTTTGCCGGTCCTGAGCAGGTCCTGGAGTATCTTTCCCGGTACACGCACCGAGTGGCCATCGCCAACCACCGCTTGCGCTCCATCGACGACGGACAGGTGAGCTTCGCTTATAAGGACCGGCGGCACGGCAACGTGAATAGAACCATGACTCTCGACGCCGAGGAATTCATCCGCCGCTTTCTCCTCCACGTGCTGCCGAACGGCTTTACCAAAATCCGCTATTTCGGTTTTCTCTCACACACCCGAAAAAAGAAGGCGGTCGCCCACATCCGACAAATCATCGACCCACTGATGACGCCGCCGGAAGTCAAAAAGGAAACTACCCGCGAAACCATGCTGCGGGTGACGGGAATGGACATCGCCCGGTGTCCCCGTTGCGGCAAGGGCAAAATCCTGGTGGTAGCCCGCCTGCCGTCGCCGTTTTATCGGGATACGGTAACCGTTCACCAGGGGCTACAGATTTACGGAAACCACCATCCTGTAAGCGTTTACCAGTGCCACGGATTCGTGCAAGCAGGCCGGCGAATCCATAGTATGCCTATGTGA
- a CDS encoding tyrosine-type recombinase/integrase, with amino-acid sequence MTKGRGIHTLRHCFATHQLQQGTDIFVLQRLLGHSDIRTTIRYLHITPDHFASIKSLLDQ; translated from the coding sequence TTGACCAAGGGCAGAGGTATTCATACCCTGCGTCACTGCTTTGCCACCCATCAGCTTCAACAGGGCACCGACATCTTCGTACTCCAGCGTCTGCTCGGCCATTCCGACATCAGGACCACGATCAGATATCTGCATATTACTCCCGATCACTTCGCCTCCATCAAGAGCCTCCTCGATCAGTAG
- a CDS encoding HAD-IA family hydrolase codes for MSVIRAIVFDLDGTLIDSVRDLAASVNHTLGRLGLAGRSEEEVGTMIGDGARKLLTRALGPGREKLLDQALSLFLDHYGRHCTEHTVLLDGAIPMLEELGRTRKLGVLTNKPHHLSEQILTSLRVRCFFSEVIGGDSLGVKKPDPAGLLHLAAIWSLTPAEILMVGDHATDIATGHAAGSPVVFLEGSIGESRGLTPERTIRSLVELPALAAELQSRPT; via the coding sequence ATGTCCGTCATCCGTGCCATTGTTTTTGACCTTGACGGGACCCTGATCGACTCGGTCCGGGACCTGGCCGCGAGCGTCAACCATACCCTGGGCCGCCTGGGTCTTGCCGGGCGTAGCGAGGAAGAGGTCGGAACCATGATCGGCGACGGGGCCCGGAAACTCCTGACCCGGGCCCTGGGTCCGGGCCGGGAGAAATTGCTCGACCAGGCCCTTTCCCTGTTCCTGGACCATTACGGCCGCCACTGCACCGAGCATACCGTACTCCTGGACGGGGCAATCCCCATGCTTGAGGAGTTGGGCCGGACCAGAAAACTCGGGGTGCTCACCAACAAGCCCCACCACCTGAGCGAACAGATATTAACATCCCTCAGGGTCCGCTGTTTTTTCAGCGAGGTAATAGGCGGCGACAGCCTGGGAGTTAAAAAACCGGACCCGGCCGGGCTCCTGCACCTGGCCGCTATCTGGAGTTTAACCCCGGCCGAAATCCTGATGGTGGGCGATCATGCAACCGACATCGCCACCGGCCATGCGGCCGGATCTCCCGTGGTCTTTCTGGAAGGGAGTATCGGCGAGAGCCGGGGACTTACCCCGGAGAGGACAATCCGTTCCCTGGTCGAACTCCCGGCCCTGGCAGCGGAGTTGCAATCCCGCCCGACCTGA
- a CDS encoding M48 family metalloprotease yields MKSRFSCWFRIVSIIILCCFSGSLGVMSGPGIAAAAFSVGEEREVGERLLSIVRKEFTLLDDPDISQYVSGLGRELLAPLGPQFFNYHFFVISNRELNAFAAPSGLIFIHSGLIEAISRENELVSVLAHEVAHAASRHIAGQIDKAEKMTAGSVALMIAGIAMGAGPLGEALITGSMAANAAMGLKFSRRDEEEADRLAFKWMQEEGRDPQAMVDMLREMRRISRFRSANLPPYLLSHPEPGKRIGYVQDMILFGPKKKYRTVDEFAFQRIKARVLSLTMGPEALLPRYSRMVADASASEAEKGMARYGLALVYQQQARYDRAEAELKAVQVRFPDKAMLKTDLGVLYFDSGRFQEARGLFEETLAAEPDNGYAAYYLARTLQQTGHRLQALRMYEDLLAALPDYTKLYFELGKLETKVGEPGAGAYYLGMYHWYSGQAEQAKTQLKRAIKELPANNGLRAKAEAWLVKIKKLEKE; encoded by the coding sequence ATGAAATCACGGTTTTCCTGCTGGTTCCGGATCGTCTCTATAATAATACTCTGCTGTTTCAGCGGCAGCCTCGGGGTCATGTCCGGACCGGGGATCGCCGCGGCCGCCTTTTCCGTGGGTGAGGAACGGGAGGTGGGCGAGCGGCTTTTGAGTATTGTCCGCAAGGAGTTCACCCTGCTCGACGACCCGGACATCAGCCAGTATGTCTCCGGCCTGGGCCGCGAACTGCTGGCGCCCCTGGGGCCGCAGTTTTTTAACTACCATTTTTTTGTGATCAGCAACCGGGAGCTGAACGCCTTTGCCGCGCCCTCCGGGCTGATCTTCATCCACTCCGGGCTGATCGAAGCGATTTCCCGTGAAAACGAGCTGGTCAGCGTTCTGGCCCATGAGGTGGCCCATGCGGCCAGCCGGCATATCGCCGGCCAGATTGATAAAGCCGAGAAGATGACCGCCGGGTCCGTTGCCCTGATGATTGCCGGGATCGCCATGGGCGCCGGTCCGCTGGGCGAGGCCCTGATCACCGGTTCCATGGCGGCGAACGCGGCCATGGGACTCAAGTTCAGCCGCCGGGACGAGGAGGAGGCGGACCGGTTGGCCTTTAAATGGATGCAGGAGGAGGGCCGGGACCCGCAGGCCATGGTGGATATGCTGCGTGAAATGCGGCGGATATCCCGTTTCCGGAGCGCCAACCTTCCCCCCTATCTTCTCTCCCATCCCGAGCCGGGCAAGCGCATCGGCTATGTGCAGGATATGATTCTTTTCGGGCCGAAGAAGAAGTACCGGACAGTGGACGAGTTCGCCTTTCAACGGATCAAGGCCCGGGTACTCAGCCTGACCATGGGACCGGAGGCGTTGTTGCCCCGTTATTCGCGGATGGTGGCCGATGCTTCCGCCTCGGAAGCGGAAAAGGGGATGGCCCGGTACGGTCTGGCCCTGGTCTATCAACAGCAGGCCAGATACGACCGGGCCGAGGCGGAGTTAAAGGCGGTCCAGGTCCGGTTTCCGGACAAGGCGATGCTCAAGACCGATCTCGGGGTGCTCTATTTCGACTCCGGCCGCTTTCAGGAGGCCCGCGGGCTGTTTGAGGAGACCCTGGCTGCTGAGCCTGACAATGGCTATGCCGCCTATTATCTGGCCCGGACCCTGCAGCAGACCGGTCATCGGTTGCAGGCGCTCAGGATGTATGAGGATCTGCTGGCGGCGCTGCCGGATTATACCAAGCTCTATTTCGAGTTGGGCAAGCTTGAAACCAAGGTGGGCGAACCGGGCGCCGGGGCCTATTATCTGGGGATGTACCACTGGTACAGCGGCCAGGCCGAGCAGGCCAAGACCCAGCTTAAGCGCGCCATCAAGGAGTTGCCGGCCAACAACGGTCTGCGCGCCAAGGCCGAGGCCTGGCTTGTCAAGATCAAGAAGCTGGAAAAGGAATAG
- a CDS encoding NAD-dependent epimerase/dehydratase family protein — protein sequence MKALVTGGGGFVGLAIVRQLRDRGDEVAVLGRGRYPEVEQLGVRAFSGDIRDPGLLVKTFAGFDTVFHVAAKAGIWGPRWEYEEINILGTDNVIRACLANRVKTLVYTSTPSVVFAGNDISGHDESLPLAERFLCDYARTKAMAEQRVLGIDQARLRTCALRPHLIWGPGDPHLVPRLLDRGRRGLLRRVGDGRNLVDISYVENVAQAHLLAADNLRSIATAAGRAYFISQGEPVNLWDWINELFCRTGIPPVTRGISFGAAYCIGALLEGYSRLLGRGEEPRMTRFLARQLAKSHWFSIRRAREDLGYVPRISTAEGMDRLIDRLRQQGVIKE from the coding sequence ATGAAGGCCCTGGTCACCGGCGGCGGCGGCTTTGTCGGCCTGGCCATTGTCCGTCAGCTCCGGGATCGTGGGGATGAGGTGGCGGTGCTGGGCCGGGGACGCTATCCCGAGGTTGAACAGCTCGGGGTGCGGGCGTTTAGCGGCGATATCAGGGACCCGGGGTTGCTGGTCAAAACATTCGCCGGGTTTGACACCGTGTTTCACGTGGCTGCCAAGGCCGGGATCTGGGGTCCGCGCTGGGAATACGAGGAGATCAATATCCTCGGCACCGACAATGTGATCAGGGCCTGCCTGGCAAACCGGGTCAAGACCCTGGTATATACCTCCACCCCCAGCGTGGTCTTTGCTGGTAACGATATCAGCGGCCATGACGAGTCCCTGCCCCTTGCCGAACGGTTTCTCTGTGATTATGCCCGGACCAAGGCCATGGCCGAGCAACGGGTGCTTGGAATTGACCAGGCCAGGCTCAGGACCTGCGCGCTCAGGCCGCACCTGATCTGGGGGCCGGGCGATCCGCACCTGGTCCCCCGCCTGCTGGACCGGGGCCGGCGGGGCCTGCTCCGCCGGGTCGGGGACGGCCGCAACCTGGTGGATATCTCCTATGTGGAGAACGTGGCCCAGGCCCATCTGCTGGCCGCGGATAATCTGCGCTCCATTGCCACTGCCGCCGGTCGTGCCTATTTTATCTCCCAGGGCGAGCCGGTGAATCTCTGGGACTGGATCAACGAGTTGTTTTGCCGGACCGGCATCCCGCCGGTTACACGGGGGATAAGCTTTGGGGCCGCCTACTGCATCGGCGCCCTGCTCGAAGGATACAGCCGCCTGCTCGGCCGGGGCGAGGAGCCGCGGATGACCCGTTTCCTTGCCCGGCAACTGGCCAAGTCGCACTGGTTCTCCATCCGGCGGGCGAGGGAAGATCTGGGGTATGTGCCGCGGATCTCCACTGCCGAGGGGATGGACCGGTTGATCGACCGGCTGAGACAACAAGGAGTTATCAAGGAATGA
- a CDS encoding AMP-binding protein has product MLNCNIAQSLSETARRYPERIALVMPAGRQPRSWTFAELDRIADGFALALKERGVSQQDRVLLMVKPSLEFIALTFALFKLGAVIILIDPGMGYKNLRRCVARVAPTVFVGIPRAHLFKTLFPAPFATVRTSICVGNSCGLFGRSFTADRLGPAAAPFAALMRDQDDPAAILFTTGSTGPPKGVCYPHGVFAAQLRLIQEYYGINAADIDQPVFPLFALFSIALGATVVVPDMDPTRPARVDPVRFIRSIREYRATYSFGSPALWNVVSRYCLEQNIRLDSLKKILMAGAPVSGELIGRVRAIMAEDGEVHTPYGATECLPIASITGSEILDHTWEKTRTGAGTCVGRPLPGITIRVIPVCNGPIREWDESMALPVDEIGEIVVKGPVVTRAYDHNDQENQLAKIGDNGETWHRIGDLGYLDDQGRLWFCGRKAHRVRTPVETLYTVCCEAIFNEHPAVFRSALVGLGPAGHQVPVLIVELHDSKKRPARLEQELRKLAGANPLTRGIDDFLVHPAFPVDIRHNAKIFREKLAVWAAARIRGQAL; this is encoded by the coding sequence ATGCTGAACTGCAACATCGCCCAGTCCCTGTCCGAGACCGCCCGCCGGTATCCGGAGCGCATTGCCCTGGTAATGCCGGCCGGCCGGCAACCGCGGAGCTGGACATTCGCGGAACTGGACCGGATAGCGGACGGTTTTGCCCTGGCCCTCAAGGAGCGGGGGGTGAGCCAGCAGGACCGGGTCCTGCTGATGGTCAAGCCGTCCCTTGAGTTTATCGCCCTGACCTTTGCCCTGTTCAAGCTCGGCGCGGTGATCATCCTCATTGATCCCGGCATGGGCTATAAAAATCTGCGCCGCTGCGTGGCCCGGGTGGCGCCCACCGTGTTCGTGGGGATTCCCAGGGCCCACTTGTTCAAGACCCTGTTCCCGGCCCCCTTTGCCACCGTGCGCACCAGTATCTGCGTGGGCAACTCCTGCGGTCTGTTCGGCCGGTCCTTTACCGCGGACAGATTGGGACCAGCAGCGGCGCCCTTTGCCGCGCTGATGCGGGACCAGGACGATCCGGCCGCGATCCTGTTCACCACCGGCAGCACCGGGCCGCCCAAGGGGGTGTGCTACCCGCACGGCGTCTTTGCCGCCCAGCTCCGGCTGATCCAGGAGTATTACGGAATCAACGCCGCTGATATCGACCAGCCGGTCTTCCCGCTGTTCGCCCTTTTTTCCATTGCCCTGGGGGCCACGGTGGTGGTGCCGGACATGGATCCCACCCGGCCGGCCCGGGTGGATCCGGTCCGTTTTATCCGCTCCATCCGGGAATACCGGGCTACCTACTCCTTTGGCTCGCCGGCCCTGTGGAACGTGGTCAGCCGTTACTGTCTTGAGCAGAACATCCGGCTGGACTCGCTGAAAAAGATCCTCATGGCCGGGGCGCCGGTATCCGGTGAGTTGATCGGGCGGGTGCGGGCGATCATGGCTGAAGATGGCGAGGTCCATACCCCTTACGGGGCCACCGAGTGTCTGCCCATCGCCTCCATCACCGGCAGCGAGATTTTAGACCATACCTGGGAAAAAACCAGGACCGGCGCCGGCACCTGCGTGGGCCGGCCCCTGCCCGGGATCACCATCCGGGTCATCCCGGTGTGCAACGGTCCGATCCGGGAATGGGACGAATCAATGGCCCTGCCCGTGGACGAGATCGGTGAGATCGTGGTCAAGGGGCCGGTGGTCACCCGGGCCTATGACCATAACGATCAGGAGAACCAACTGGCCAAGATTGGTGATAACGGTGAAACCTGGCACCGGATCGGCGATCTCGGTTATCTTGACGACCAGGGAAGGCTCTGGTTCTGCGGCCGCAAGGCGCACCGGGTCCGGACCCCGGTTGAGACCCTGTACACCGTCTGCTGTGAAGCGATCTTTAACGAGCATCCGGCGGTGTTCCGTTCCGCCCTGGTGGGGCTGGGCCCGGCCGGTCACCAGGTGCCGGTGCTGATCGTTGAGTTGCACGATTCCAAAAAGCGGCCGGCCCGGCTTGAGCAGGAACTGCGGAAGCTGGCCGGGGCCAATCCCCTGACCCGGGGTATTGATGATTTTCTGGTCCATCCCGCCTTTCCAGTGGATATCCGTCATAATGCCAAGATATTCCGCGAAAAACTGGCGGTCTGGGCCGCCGCCCGGATACGGGGGCAGGCATTATGA
- a CDS encoding alpha/beta fold hydrolase, which produces MNSLPLYPFTPKQLEIDGHCLSYLDEGHGPVIVMLHGNPTWSFFFRNLVLLLRDRYRLIVPDHIGCGLSDKPRDYPYRLADHIANVEQLLAHLRVDRYSLVVHDWGGAIGMGVAGRTPERVQGLVVMNSAAFRSPRIPLRIRVCRTPLLGDLLVRGLNGFARPAISMAVTKKMDKETARGYLAPYDSWRNRVAVLGFVRDIPLSPGDPSWETLVEIEQRLAELRNTPMLVLWGGRDFCFNRYFYDEWLRRFPTAEAHFFPEAGHYLLEDAFAEIGPLVEDFFARLQPPVSPE; this is translated from the coding sequence ATGAATTCCCTTCCCCTTTATCCCTTTACTCCGAAACAGCTGGAGATCGACGGCCATTGCCTATCCTATCTGGACGAGGGCCATGGACCGGTCATCGTCATGCTGCACGGCAACCCGACCTGGTCCTTTTTTTTTCGTAACCTGGTCCTGCTGCTGCGGGACAGATACCGGCTAATCGTGCCCGACCATATCGGCTGCGGCCTTTCCGACAAGCCCCGGGACTACCCCTACCGGCTGGCCGACCATATCGCCAATGTTGAACAGCTCCTGGCCCATCTGCGGGTGGACCGTTATTCCCTGGTGGTCCATGACTGGGGCGGGGCCATCGGCATGGGCGTGGCCGGCCGGACCCCGGAGCGGGTCCAGGGACTGGTGGTGATGAACAGCGCCGCCTTTCGTTCGCCGCGCATTCCGCTCCGGATCCGGGTCTGCCGGACCCCGCTGCTGGGCGATCTCCTGGTCCGCGGGCTGAACGGTTTCGCCCGGCCGGCGATCTCCATGGCAGTAACAAAAAAGATGGATAAGGAGACGGCCCGCGGCTATCTTGCCCCCTATGACTCCTGGCGGAACCGGGTCGCGGTTCTCGGGTTTGTCCGGGACATCCCCCTTTCTCCCGGTGATCCCTCCTGGGAGACCCTGGTTGAAATCGAACAGCGGCTGGCGGAGTTGCGCAACACGCCGATGCTCGTTCTCTGGGGCGGCCGGGATTTTTGTTTTAACCGTTATTTTTACGATGAATGGCTGCGCCGCTTTCCGACGGCCGAGGCTCATTTTTTCCCCGAGGCCGGTCATTATCTGCTTGAGGATGCCTTTGCCGAGATCGGCCCGCTGGTGGAGGATTTTTTCGCCCGCCTCCAGCCGCCGGTTTCCCCGGAGTAA